Proteins from a single region of Stappia sp. ES.058:
- the hydA gene encoding dihydropyrimidinase yields the protein MTSKVIKGGTVVTADLTYEADVKVEGGKIVEIGPNLSGDETLDATGCYVMPGGIDPHVHLEMPFMGTYSTDNFDSGTKAALAGGTSMVVDFCLPAPQQSLLEAIQMWDNKSTMAHCDYSFHMAVTWWSEQVFNEMETVVHEKGINTFKHFMAYKGALMIEDDEMFASFQRCAALGALPMVHAENGDVVADLSARLLAEGNNGPEAHAYSRPPEVEGEATNRAIMIADMAGVPLYVVHTSSEQAHEAIRRAKQNGIRCYGEPLIQHLTLDDSEYRHPDWDHAARRVMSPPFRDKKHQDSLWAGLQAGTLQVVGTDHCAFSTEQKRYGLGDFTKIPNGTGGLEDRMPMLWTHGVATGRLTMNEFVAVTSTNIAKILNIYPRKGAILVGADADIVVWDPAKEKTIQAANQVSAIDYNVFEGKHVKGLPRYTLTRGRVGFEDGKVVEKQGHGQFVKRTPFQAVNKALSTWKELTAPRKVERTGIPATGV from the coding sequence ATGACCAGCAAAGTGATCAAGGGCGGCACGGTCGTCACCGCAGACCTCACCTATGAGGCCGACGTCAAGGTCGAGGGGGGCAAGATCGTCGAGATCGGGCCGAACCTCTCCGGCGACGAGACGCTGGATGCGACCGGCTGCTACGTCATGCCGGGCGGCATCGACCCGCATGTGCATCTGGAAATGCCCTTCATGGGCACCTATTCGACCGACAATTTCGATTCGGGCACCAAGGCGGCCCTTGCCGGCGGCACGTCGATGGTCGTCGACTTCTGCCTGCCCGCGCCGCAGCAGTCCCTGCTGGAAGCGATCCAGATGTGGGACAACAAGTCGACAATGGCCCATTGCGACTACTCCTTCCACATGGCGGTCACCTGGTGGAGCGAGCAGGTCTTCAACGAGATGGAAACCGTCGTTCACGAGAAGGGCATCAACACCTTCAAGCACTTCATGGCCTACAAGGGCGCGCTGATGATCGAGGACGACGAGATGTTCGCCTCCTTCCAGCGTTGCGCGGCACTCGGCGCGCTGCCGATGGTTCACGCCGAAAACGGCGATGTCGTCGCGGATCTTTCCGCGCGTCTTCTGGCGGAAGGCAACAACGGACCGGAGGCGCATGCCTATTCCCGTCCGCCGGAGGTCGAGGGTGAGGCCACCAACCGCGCGATCATGATCGCCGACATGGCCGGCGTTCCGCTTTATGTGGTGCACACCTCCTCGGAACAGGCGCATGAGGCGATCCGCCGGGCCAAGCAGAACGGCATCCGCTGCTACGGCGAGCCGCTGATCCAGCACCTGACGCTGGACGACAGCGAATACCGTCATCCGGACTGGGATCATGCGGCCCGCCGCGTGATGTCGCCGCCGTTCCGCGACAAGAAGCATCAGGACAGCCTCTGGGCCGGCCTGCAGGCGGGCACGCTGCAGGTTGTCGGCACCGATCACTGCGCCTTCTCCACCGAGCAGAAGCGCTATGGCCTTGGCGATTTCACCAAGATCCCGAACGGCACCGGCGGTCTGGAAGACCGCATGCCGATGCTGTGGACCCATGGCGTCGCCACTGGGCGGCTGACGATGAACGAATTTGTCGCGGTGACCTCGACCAACATCGCCAAGATCCTGAACATCTATCCGCGCAAGGGCGCGATCCTCGTCGGCGCCGATGCGGACATCGTTGTCTGGGATCCGGCGAAGGAAAAGACGATTCAAGCTGCCAACCAGGTCTCGGCAATCGACTACAACGTCTTCGAGGGCAAGCACGTGAAGGGCCTGCCGCGCTACACGCTGACGCGCGGGCGCGTCGGTTTCGAGGACGGCAAGGTGGTCGAAAAACAGGGCCACGGCCAGTTCGTCAAGCGCACGCCGTTCCAGGCGGTCAACAAGGCGCTGTCGACTTGGAAGGAGCTCACCGCGCCGCGCAAGGTGGAACGCACCGGCATTCCGGCGACCGGCGTTTGA
- a CDS encoding ABC transporter ATP-binding protein — protein MQPQPAEETVRSVIDIAKLSLTFETNDGPVHALSDIELEIGEGEFVSFIGPSGCGKTTLLRVIADLEQPTGGSISVNGMTPDEARLKRAYGYVFQAAALYPWRTIADNIALPLEIMGMGKAERSERIAKNMELVNLAGFERKYPWQLSGGMQQRASIARALSFDPDLLLMDEPFGALDEIVRDHLNEQLLKLWDKTNKTVVFVTHSIPEAVFLSTKIVVLCPRPGRIYDVIESDLPRDRTLDIRESPEFLKIAHRVREGLRAGHSYDD, from the coding sequence ATGCAACCTCAGCCAGCGGAAGAGACGGTCCGCTCCGTCATCGACATCGCCAAGCTTTCCCTGACCTTCGAGACCAACGACGGTCCCGTCCATGCGCTGTCCGACATCGAACTGGAGATCGGCGAGGGCGAATTCGTCTCCTTCATCGGCCCGTCGGGCTGCGGCAAGACCACGCTCCTGCGTGTCATCGCCGATCTGGAGCAGCCGACCGGCGGATCGATCTCGGTCAACGGCATGACGCCGGACGAGGCGCGGCTGAAGCGTGCCTATGGCTACGTGTTTCAGGCCGCCGCCCTTTATCCCTGGCGCACCATCGCCGACAACATCGCCCTGCCGCTGGAGATCATGGGCATGGGAAAGGCGGAACGCAGCGAGCGCATCGCCAAAAATATGGAGCTGGTCAATCTCGCCGGGTTCGAGCGCAAGTATCCCTGGCAGCTTTCCGGCGGCATGCAGCAGCGCGCCTCCATCGCCCGCGCGCTCTCCTTCGATCCCGACCTTCTGTTGATGGACGAGCCCTTCGGTGCGCTCGACGAGATCGTCCGCGATCACCTGAACGAACAGCTCCTGAAGCTCTGGGACAAGACCAACAAGACGGTGGTCTTTGTCACCCACTCGATTCCCGAAGCCGTGTTCCTGTCGACCAAGATCGTGGTCCTGTGTCCCAGGCCCGGCCGCATCTACGACGTGATCGAAAGCGACCTTCCGCGCGACCGCACGCTCGACATTCGCGAATCGCCGGAGTTCCTCAAGATCGCGCACCGCGTGCGCGAGGGCCTCAGGGCAGGGCATTCCTATGATGACTGA
- a CDS encoding ABC transporter permease: MSSTTIAEPVRSPFAGLMSGTAGPVLVVVAALLAVWYLAAVLLNTPFQRDIYKRGGLEDVSIVQLVTDTLAQDRPVLPSPHQVAVEIWETTAEKKITSKRSLVYHSSITLSSTLLGFLMGTALGILLAIGIVHSRVLDKSLMPWVITSQTIPILAIAPMIIVVLNAIGISGLLPKALISTYLSFFPVTVGMVKGLRSPEIIQLDLMKTYSASASQTLWKLRLPSAAPYLFASMKVGVAASLVGAIVGELPTGAVAGLGARLLAGSYYGQTVQIWSALIVAAILAAALVSLIGLGERIVLKRMGMAQ; the protein is encoded by the coding sequence ATGAGTTCGACAACGATTGCCGAACCGGTCCGCTCGCCCTTTGCCGGCCTGATGTCGGGCACAGCAGGCCCGGTCCTGGTCGTGGTCGCCGCGTTGCTGGCGGTCTGGTATCTCGCCGCCGTTCTGCTCAACACGCCGTTCCAGCGCGATATCTACAAGCGCGGCGGACTGGAGGATGTTTCCATCGTCCAGCTCGTCACCGACACGCTGGCGCAGGACCGTCCCGTGCTGCCGTCGCCGCATCAGGTGGCGGTGGAGATCTGGGAGACAACGGCGGAGAAGAAGATCACTTCCAAGCGCAGCCTCGTCTATCACAGCTCGATCACGCTCTCTTCCACGTTGCTCGGCTTCCTGATGGGCACGGCACTCGGCATTCTGCTCGCCATCGGGATCGTGCACAGCCGCGTGCTCGACAAGAGCCTGATGCCCTGGGTGATCACCTCGCAAACGATCCCGATCCTTGCCATCGCGCCGATGATCATCGTAGTGCTGAACGCCATCGGCATTTCCGGGCTTTTGCCCAAGGCGCTGATCTCGACCTATCTGTCGTTCTTCCCGGTCACCGTCGGCATGGTGAAGGGATTGCGGTCTCCCGAGATCATCCAGCTCGACCTGATGAAAACCTATTCGGCCAGCGCGTCCCAAACGCTGTGGAAGCTGCGGCTGCCCTCCGCCGCTCCCTACCTCTTCGCCTCCATGAAGGTCGGCGTCGCGGCAAGCCTGGTCGGCGCCATCGTTGGTGAATTGCCCACAGGTGCGGTCGCCGGTCTCGGCGCCCGTCTGCTGGCCGGCTCCTACTACGGCCAGACCGTTCAGATCTGGTCGGCGCTCATCGTCGCGGCGATCCTCGCGGCAGCGCTGGTGTCGCTCATTGGTCTTGGCGAGCGGATTGTTCTCAAGCGGATGGGGATGGCGCAATGA
- a CDS encoding ABC transporter permease gives MTSAVQSAPAKSPVARILSTGALVLAVVAILLPVIDSESLSLHLIGTPSVAVAVGAALVLLVAYRFSGVGRVYACLGLGGVSYALAFALIGLVSRHAGDAGAGFWAYVVVAWAMAWLCVEEMAALEPRDPTIQRLVSLAIPLMFGIWLLLVWQLLVVGFGVPRVLLPPPSEVWLRLLASPEVLWKDFQQTFLKGVLIGYTIGCGSGFLVAILVDRVPFLRRGLLPIGNLVSALPIIGVAPIMVMWFGFDWPSKAAVVIIMTFFPMLVNTVTGLAAADRIQHDLMHTYAADYRQTLVKMRLPMAMPFIFNALKINSTLALIGAIVAEFFGTPTVGMGFRISTEVGRMNIDMVWASIAVAALAGSLFYGLVALVERVVTFWHPSVRG, from the coding sequence ATGACCTCTGCCGTACAAAGCGCTCCTGCCAAGAGCCCCGTTGCCAGGATCCTGTCGACCGGCGCGCTCGTTCTTGCGGTGGTCGCCATCCTGCTTCCGGTGATCGACAGCGAAAGCCTGTCCCTTCACCTGATCGGCACGCCATCCGTCGCAGTGGCGGTCGGTGCCGCGCTGGTGCTTCTCGTCGCCTATCGGTTTTCCGGTGTCGGGCGTGTCTATGCCTGCCTCGGTCTGGGTGGGGTCTCCTATGCGCTTGCGTTTGCGCTGATCGGTCTTGTCTCCCGGCATGCGGGCGATGCCGGGGCGGGGTTTTGGGCCTATGTGGTCGTCGCCTGGGCAATGGCCTGGCTTTGCGTGGAGGAGATGGCAGCGCTGGAGCCGCGCGATCCAACGATCCAGCGGCTTGTGTCGCTGGCGATCCCGCTGATGTTTGGCATCTGGCTGTTGCTCGTGTGGCAGCTGCTGGTGGTCGGCTTTGGCGTGCCGCGCGTGCTGCTTCCCCCGCCTTCGGAGGTCTGGCTGCGCTTGTTGGCGTCGCCGGAGGTGTTGTGGAAGGATTTCCAGCAAACGTTCCTGAAAGGCGTGCTGATCGGCTACACCATCGGCTGCGGATCCGGGTTCCTGGTTGCCATTCTGGTCGACCGTGTGCCGTTTCTGCGCCGCGGGCTGCTTCCCATTGGCAATCTCGTGTCGGCGCTGCCGATTATCGGGGTGGCTCCGATCATGGTGATGTGGTTCGGTTTCGACTGGCCGTCCAAGGCGGCGGTGGTCATCATCATGACGTTCTTTCCGATGCTGGTGAACACGGTGACGGGCCTTGCCGCCGCCGACCGGATCCAGCACGATCTGATGCACACATATGCGGCAGACTACCGTCAAACGCTGGTCAAGATGCGGTTGCCGATGGCCATGCCCTTCATCTTCAATGCCTTGAAAATCAACTCGACGCTTGCGCTCATCGGGGCCATTGTTGCTGAATTCTTTGGCACGCCGACCGTCGGCATGGGATTCCGTATTTCCACCGAGGTCGGGCGCATGAACATCGATATGGTCTGGGCGTCGATTGCCGTTGCGGCGCTCGCCGGATCACTTTTCTACGGCTTGGTGGCGCTCGTCGAGCGGGTCGTCACCTTCTGGCATCCGTCAGTCCGGGGATAA
- a CDS encoding ABC transporter substrate-binding protein: MRKTLLAAAAMALVLGPAQAADEVTLQLKWVTQGQFAGYYVAQDKGFYEEEDLDVTIKPGGPDIAPPQVIAGGGADVVVDWMPSALASRERGVPLVNIAQPFSRSGMMLTCLKETGVTKPEDFRGRTLGVWFFGNEYPFLSWMSQLGIPTDGSDDGVTVLKQGFNVDPLLQKQADCISTMTYNEYWQVIDAGIPESELVVFKYEEQGVATLEDGLYVLEENLEDPAFVDKMARFVRASMKGWAYARENPDEAADIVLENDATGAQTEKHQKRMVREINKLTEGSDGVLDLEAYQRTVMTLLSGGSDPVITKEPEGATTTVVTDKM, encoded by the coding sequence ATGAGAAAGACTTTGCTAGCCGCGGCCGCGATGGCCCTGGTCCTCGGGCCGGCTCAGGCGGCCGACGAGGTCACGCTGCAGTTGAAGTGGGTCACGCAGGGCCAGTTCGCTGGCTATTATGTGGCGCAGGACAAGGGCTTCTACGAGGAAGAAGACCTCGATGTCACGATCAAGCCGGGCGGTCCGGATATCGCTCCGCCGCAGGTGATTGCCGGTGGTGGCGCCGATGTCGTCGTCGACTGGATGCCGTCGGCGCTCGCCAGCCGCGAGCGCGGCGTGCCGCTCGTCAACATCGCCCAGCCGTTCAGCCGCTCTGGCATGATGCTGACCTGCCTCAAGGAAACCGGTGTTACCAAGCCGGAGGATTTCCGCGGCCGCACCCTCGGTGTCTGGTTCTTTGGCAACGAGTATCCGTTCCTGTCGTGGATGAGCCAGCTTGGTATCCCCACCGATGGCAGCGACGACGGTGTGACCGTTCTCAAGCAGGGCTTCAACGTCGATCCCCTGCTGCAGAAGCAGGCCGACTGCATTTCCACGATGACCTACAACGAGTACTGGCAGGTGATCGATGCCGGCATTCCAGAGTCCGAACTGGTTGTCTTCAAGTATGAGGAACAGGGTGTCGCGACGCTGGAGGATGGTCTCTATGTGCTTGAGGAAAATCTCGAGGATCCGGCCTTTGTCGACAAGATGGCCCGCTTCGTGCGCGCCTCGATGAAGGGCTGGGCGTATGCCCGCGAGAACCCCGACGAGGCGGCCGATATCGTTCTGGAAAACGATGCGACCGGAGCTCAGACCGAAAAGCACCAGAAGCGCATGGTCCGCGAGATCAACAAGCTGACGGAAGGCTCCGACGGCGTGCTTGATCTGGAAGCCTATCAGCGCACGGTCATGACGTTGCTCAGCGGCGGGTCGGACCCGGTGATCACCAAGGAGCCGGAAGGCGCCACGACGACGGTGGTGACCGACAAGATGTAA
- a CDS encoding methyl-accepting chemotaxis protein: MWKSASITAKLVLTSSLVLFSTLVVGISVIAWQSSRIAKDIAIGEARAIGEREAQSIRRQLESALTTTRGLAATFTALKETGVVDRDAWTAVLDRTIRGDGTLSGVWGGVITDDLDGRNAEFSNASDWYDETGQWRPYIFRNPDGSFKHRPTGAITDAPDKEWFNHTYRTGENFATEPYTWPVGDEVAIGISMSAPIMLGSKVMGVAGIDVFATGFSEQLARIKPLGSGSISLVSQNGVWIAHSDTSLIGKPFSQAFEPGAAEQVRAAEVAIREARSLDYTGYSAALDEDMYRMIIPAEIAGTNQTWSVLVSVPMSSLQVASNTIVAWVVGVGLVLMVGVALALLVVGQRVIRRPVERTLGHIQALIDGDYRIDIDTASRNDEIGRIGKALEVFREKSAQAEALSNEQEHEQARRIERAETVARLTSEFDFSAARLLQSVASSVANLNGAASELTGAAENTSVQSTAVAAASEEASSNVGTVAAAAEELSASVAEISRQVRNSAEIAASAVSQALQTNTKIEGLSVAANRIGEVVKLINDIAEQTNLLALNATIEAARAGEAGKGFAVVAAEVKELATQTSKATDEIVSQIQQVQTETSGAVDAIREISRTIEQINQISGDIAASVGQQGEATTEIAMNVQEATAGTQDVSRNIAGVSEAAKLTGSVALRIRNDAKTLQQEEEQLRRNVESFLSGIRQAG; encoded by the coding sequence ATGTGGAAAAGTGCGTCGATCACGGCAAAGCTCGTGCTCACCAGCAGTCTTGTCTTGTTTTCTACACTCGTCGTCGGGATATCCGTGATTGCTTGGCAATCGTCCCGCATTGCCAAGGATATTGCGATCGGCGAGGCGCGGGCAATCGGCGAACGCGAAGCGCAGTCAATTCGCCGACAGCTTGAATCCGCCCTAACGACAACACGCGGCCTTGCGGCGACCTTCACCGCCTTGAAAGAGACCGGCGTGGTCGATCGTGACGCCTGGACGGCGGTTCTCGACCGGACCATACGCGGTGACGGCACGCTCTCCGGCGTCTGGGGCGGTGTGATCACCGACGATCTCGACGGTCGCAATGCCGAGTTCTCCAATGCGAGTGACTGGTACGACGAGACAGGTCAGTGGCGTCCGTACATCTTTCGCAATCCCGACGGATCCTTCAAACACCGCCCGACCGGTGCAATCACCGATGCGCCGGACAAGGAGTGGTTCAACCACACCTACCGAACAGGCGAGAATTTCGCGACCGAGCCCTATACTTGGCCCGTCGGGGATGAAGTTGCGATCGGGATATCCATGTCAGCGCCGATCATGCTCGGATCGAAAGTCATGGGTGTTGCCGGCATCGACGTTTTCGCCACCGGCTTCTCCGAACAACTTGCGCGCATCAAGCCGCTCGGCTCCGGGTCCATTTCGCTTGTATCCCAGAATGGGGTCTGGATTGCGCACTCAGACACGTCGCTGATCGGCAAACCCTTCTCCCAAGCGTTCGAACCTGGCGCAGCAGAACAGGTACGCGCAGCGGAAGTGGCAATTCGTGAGGCTCGATCTCTCGACTACACTGGCTATTCTGCGGCTCTCGACGAGGATATGTACCGGATGATCATTCCGGCCGAGATCGCAGGGACGAACCAGACGTGGTCGGTTCTGGTCAGCGTCCCGATGTCCAGCCTGCAGGTTGCCTCCAACACCATCGTGGCGTGGGTCGTTGGTGTTGGACTGGTGTTGATGGTTGGGGTCGCACTCGCGCTTTTGGTTGTGGGGCAAAGGGTGATCCGCCGTCCGGTGGAACGTACCCTGGGCCACATCCAGGCATTGATCGACGGGGATTACCGGATCGACATTGATACCGCCAGCCGCAACGACGAGATCGGACGTATCGGCAAGGCACTTGAGGTCTTTCGCGAAAAGTCGGCGCAGGCCGAGGCGCTTTCAAACGAGCAGGAACATGAGCAGGCGCGACGTATCGAGCGGGCGGAGACGGTCGCTCGGCTGACGTCCGAATTTGATTTCTCGGCAGCCCGCCTCCTTCAGTCGGTTGCCTCTTCCGTCGCAAATCTCAACGGCGCCGCCAGTGAATTGACCGGCGCAGCGGAGAACACAAGCGTGCAAAGCACGGCGGTCGCAGCCGCTTCGGAGGAAGCGTCATCGAACGTCGGAACGGTCGCTGCTGCAGCCGAGGAGCTCTCGGCATCGGTCGCCGAGATCTCTCGACAGGTACGCAACTCCGCCGAAATCGCGGCAAGTGCCGTATCTCAAGCGCTGCAGACCAACACGAAGATCGAGGGCCTCTCGGTCGCGGCCAATCGAATTGGGGAAGTGGTCAAGCTCATCAACGACATTGCCGAGCAGACCAACCTGCTTGCGTTGAACGCGACCATTGAGGCGGCCCGTGCCGGTGAGGCTGGAAAAGGGTTCGCGGTGGTTGCCGCAGAGGTGAAGGAACTCGCCACCCAGACCTCCAAGGCGACGGACGAAATCGTCTCCCAGATTCAGCAGGTACAGACGGAGACCAGCGGCGCCGTCGACGCGATCCGGGAAATTTCCAGAACGATTGAGCAAATCAATCAGATTTCCGGCGATATTGCCGCCAGCGTCGGCCAGCAGGGAGAGGCGACCACCGAGATCGCAATGAACGTTCAGGAAGCGACCGCCGGAACCCAGGATGTTTCCCGCAACATCGCGGGCGTATCCGAAGCGGCGAAGCTTACGGGCTCGGTTGCGCTTCGCATCAGGAATGACGCGAAGACACTTCAGCAGGAAGAGGAACAATTGCGCCGCAATGTCGAATCGTTCCTGTCGGGCATCCGGCAGGCCGGCTAA
- a CDS encoding tripartite tricarboxylate transporter permease codes for MLDGILTGFNTAISPLNILMVAVGCFAGTFIGMLPGLGPISAIALMIPITYGFDPATGLILMAGVYYGAVFGGSTSSILINAPGIAGTVATAFDGYPMAKKGQAGKALAIAAYSSFSGGTIAAIFLLIAAPSLAVVSLAFQSTDYFALMVLGLTAVAAFAGRGNVIKALLMTIFGLMLSTVGTDETQGIQRFTFGMLDLIDGISFLLLAMATFALSEALMSVLKPRTAQEAAREKDANANLGSMKLSREEVKEMVPVIGRSSVLGFLVGVLPGAGATIASFLAYGMEQRLAGPIKGKLFGKGSVRGLAAPETANNAASSGSFVPLLTLGIPGSGTTAIMLGALLSYGIQPGPRLFEENPEVFWSVIISMYIGNVILLILNLPLIPYIARVLALPHTVLVPMILFFSLIGVYFVSFNTFDIQLMVIFAVGALVLRLLDMPMAPMLLGFILGGMMEENLRRALIINNDSWAFLWTRPLTFWILLIAILVLIVPMVSPLIARTLARRREGAGEGG; via the coding sequence ATGCTCGACGGCATTCTCACCGGTTTCAACACCGCGATATCGCCCCTCAACATCCTGATGGTGGCGGTCGGCTGTTTTGCCGGCACCTTCATCGGCATGCTGCCCGGTCTCGGCCCGATTTCGGCCATCGCACTGATGATCCCGATCACCTACGGGTTCGACCCCGCCACCGGCCTCATCCTGATGGCCGGCGTCTACTACGGCGCCGTCTTCGGCGGGTCGACCTCCTCGATCCTAATCAACGCGCCGGGGATCGCCGGCACGGTCGCAACGGCCTTCGACGGCTATCCCATGGCCAAGAAAGGCCAGGCCGGAAAGGCGCTGGCGATCGCCGCCTACTCGTCCTTCTCCGGCGGCACCATCGCTGCGATCTTCCTTTTGATCGCGGCGCCCTCGCTCGCGGTCGTCTCGCTCGCCTTCCAGTCGACAGACTATTTCGCACTGATGGTGCTGGGTCTCACCGCCGTCGCTGCCTTTGCAGGACGTGGCAACGTCATAAAAGCGCTTTTGATGACCATCTTCGGCCTGATGCTGTCCACAGTCGGAACCGACGAGACGCAGGGAATCCAGCGCTTCACCTTCGGCATGCTCGATCTGATCGACGGCATTTCCTTCCTGCTTCTTGCGATGGCGACCTTCGCGCTCTCCGAGGCGCTGATGTCGGTGCTGAAACCGCGCACGGCGCAAGAGGCCGCTCGCGAGAAAGACGCCAATGCCAATCTCGGCTCGATGAAGCTCTCCCGCGAGGAGGTCAAGGAGATGGTGCCTGTGATCGGACGTTCGTCGGTGCTGGGCTTCCTCGTCGGCGTGCTGCCCGGCGCAGGCGCAACGATCGCGTCCTTCCTCGCCTACGGCATGGAACAAAGGCTCGCCGGCCCGATCAAGGGCAAGCTCTTCGGCAAAGGCTCTGTGCGCGGGCTCGCTGCGCCCGAGACGGCGAACAACGCCGCCTCCTCCGGCTCCTTCGTGCCGCTTTTGACGCTTGGCATTCCAGGATCGGGCACGACAGCGATCATGCTTGGCGCGCTGCTCTCCTATGGCATCCAGCCCGGCCCGCGGCTGTTTGAGGAAAACCCGGAGGTGTTCTGGTCGGTGATCATCTCCATGTACATCGGCAACGTCATCCTTCTGATCCTCAATCTGCCGCTGATCCCCTATATCGCGCGGGTGCTGGCGTTGCCGCACACGGTGCTGGTGCCGATGATCCTGTTCTTCTCGCTGATCGGGGTCTATTTCGTCTCCTTCAACACCTTCGACATCCAGCTGATGGTGATCTTCGCCGTGGGCGCGCTGGTGCTGCGACTGCTCGACATGCCGATGGCGCCGATGCTTCTCGGCTTCATCCTCGGCGGGATGATGGAGGAGAACCTGCGCAGGGCGCTGATCATCAACAACGACAGCTGGGCCTTCCTCTGGACCCGTCCGCTGACGTTCTGGATCCTCCTGATCGCCATATTGGTTCTGATCGTTCCGATGGTCTCGCCACTCATCGCGCGCACCCTGGCCCGGCGGCGGGAAGGAGCCGGCGAGGGCGGCTGA
- a CDS encoding tripartite tricarboxylate transporter TctB family protein, giving the protein MLTRDRIGALLLLAFSLGYGAMSFRIPLLPFQTNQAFTARTIPEALAVLGILLSLALLLKPLSPAEREADTAWRTSMRKVLGRFSDGSFPLGKVAALCILMTIYGLTVRPLGFLVSTTILLSGSMLVLGERRYLMIALTSVGVVVFFWTLMTQFLDVYIAPLPGFLGTGR; this is encoded by the coding sequence ATGTTAACACGCGACCGTATCGGCGCGCTTCTGCTGCTCGCCTTTTCTCTCGGCTATGGCGCGATGAGCTTTCGCATCCCGCTGCTGCCCTTCCAGACCAATCAGGCCTTTACCGCCCGTACGATCCCCGAAGCGCTCGCCGTACTGGGAATTCTTCTCTCGCTGGCGCTGCTGCTAAAGCCCCTGAGCCCGGCCGAGCGCGAGGCCGACACGGCCTGGCGCACGTCCATGCGAAAGGTGCTCGGGCGGTTTAGCGACGGCAGCTTCCCACTCGGCAAGGTCGCGGCTTTGTGCATCCTGATGACGATTTACGGGCTGACCGTGCGTCCGCTGGGCTTCCTCGTCTCGACGACCATCCTTTTGTCGGGAAGCATGCTTGTCCTCGGCGAGCGGCGCTACCTGATGATCGCCCTGACCTCGGTCGGCGTCGTCGTGTTCTTCTGGACGCTGATGACCCAGTTCCTGGACGTCTACATCGCACCACTGCCAGGATTCCTCGGGACAGGGAGATAA
- a CDS encoding tripartite tricarboxylate transporter substrate binding protein — protein MTTSTRRGLVAAVAALGLAFGASATQAADIESIHFLVPGGAGGGWDGTARGTGEALTKAGIVGQASYENMSGGGGGKAIAHLIEISDSADDTLMVNSTPIVIRSLQKVFPQSFRDLTPIAGTIGDYAALVVNTDSDIQDFGQLASAFKDDPTKVSIGGGSVAGGMDHIVVAMVMKAAGGVPTDVKYVPYDAGGKAMAGLLSGEIQALSTGFGEAIELAKQDQVRILCVTAADRLDAAPDVPTCAEAGADDVEFVNWRGFFGAPGLSTEKQQAYIAALTKMYDTEEWETVRARNGWVNIYNPGEDFSAFLEKQEKEIGSLMKELGFL, from the coding sequence ATGACAACTTCCACCAGGCGCGGCCTCGTTGCCGCGGTTGCGGCCCTTGGCCTTGCTTTCGGCGCAAGCGCGACGCAGGCTGCCGACATCGAATCCATCCACTTCCTGGTTCCCGGCGGCGCCGGCGGCGGCTGGGACGGCACGGCGCGCGGGACGGGCGAGGCACTGACCAAGGCCGGCATCGTCGGCCAGGCCTCCTATGAGAACATGTCCGGCGGCGGCGGCGGCAAGGCAATCGCCCATCTCATCGAGATTTCCGATAGCGCCGACGACACGCTCATGGTGAATTCCACGCCGATCGTCATTCGGTCGCTGCAAAAGGTCTTTCCGCAGTCCTTCCGCGATTTGACGCCGATCGCCGGCACCATCGGCGACTATGCGGCGCTTGTCGTGAACACCGACAGCGACATTCAGGATTTTGGCCAGCTTGCCAGTGCCTTCAAGGACGATCCGACCAAGGTGTCCATCGGTGGCGGCTCCGTGGCCGGCGGGATGGACCATATCGTCGTCGCGATGGTGATGAAGGCTGCGGGCGGAGTCCCGACCGACGTGAAATACGTTCCCTATGACGCAGGCGGCAAGGCTATGGCCGGCCTTCTCTCCGGTGAGATCCAGGCCCTCTCAACCGGCTTCGGCGAAGCGATCGAGCTGGCGAAGCAGGATCAGGTGCGCATCCTCTGCGTGACCGCCGCAGATCGACTTGACGCGGCTCCGGATGTTCCGACCTGTGCGGAAGCGGGCGCCGATGACGTTGAGTTTGTCAATTGGCGCGGGTTTTTCGGTGCTCCAGGCCTGAGCACGGAAAAGCAGCAGGCCTACATCGCCGCGCTGACGAAAATGTATGACACCGAGGAGTGGGAAACCGTCCGGGCACGCAACGGCTGGGTGAACATTTACAACCCGGGCGAGGATTTCTCGGCCTTCCTCGAAAAGCAGGAAAAGGAAATCGGAAGCCTCATGAAGGAACTCGGCTTCCTTTGA